TAAAATCAAATTATAACATAATCTTTTACTTTTTGATTTGTGTGTCATCTTTACAGGGCCATGCTAATTACTAACATAATCTTCAACCAATTCTTAAGCGGTTTATAATTCAAAGAATAGTATTAGTTGAGTGAAtgcaaaacaaccaaaacaaaagaGAGGAAGAGGCAGAAAGAgccaaaaagaagaaggaagaattaCTAAATCGTAGATTTTTCAATTATGAAACCCATATGGGAACAAACCCTATtcattgaaaaagaaagaaaagaaagaagacaaaaaagtagaaaaatacaAAGGGAAAAAGtaagaatgaaagaaaagaaaacgagAGAAGAAAAGTTAGACGgcaacaatttatatataaaagaaaaactttGGCTTGCAATTTTTTGCTTTTCTACCATAACACGTCCAACAATTCATTGGTTTGCAATTAGTAAAGAAATTTTGTGGATCTCCTCGCACCAAACGTTATATTCAGCCGAATCATGTCGTTCAAAACAGATCATATGTGCTGCAGAGGCAAAGGACGAGTTAAGCAATATCCCACTCCAATGCTTTACGCTTTTTCATTTATGAGTACGTTAGAGCATTAATCTCGTGTTAACTTGAGATAATTTTATATTACCAAGTTGGGGTCTCaaagattaaaaaaagaaaaacacacatAATTGGCGAGAACAACTAGACGAGGCACATGTATCTTATCAAATAATGGAGCAAGCTACTGCAACTGTTCAAAATGCACAAAACTATGAAAATGCAGTCTAATATGTCTGCTCCTTGACTATATTTTGCTCCCATAAATAATGGAATATTATTTTGTCCTCTGATTGCAGATTCTTAAAATAGTGGTACTGAGGACCACAAAATAATAATGATACTGCTTTAATGCTCAGGCTTGTAAATAATATATTCTGTGTTTTTTATGATACCTATACTGAAGAGCCTGCCTATCAACATATGGAAAAAGTTTTTAATCAATTCAATCTTTGACTCTTCAGTCTCCTTTAGCACAAGAGTTCTCAAACAGAAAATTAAGAAGCTGGCTaaacatatataatatatttgaATTGTGAGCATACAACACTTTTTTTCTACACAAATTCATAGCATAGAGAGTTGAGgttatacttttttttttataaccaCTTACTGGTGGTTTTATTAAGGTGAACAAAACAAAGGAAACTGATTGTGACTGTATTAATTAAGTAGTAGACTTTGCATCAACTTGTCAAATAAGAGAAGTGAAACTATGTGCATATAATTTAGCAGCCCGCCAGCAAGTACTATTCATTGGATTCATGCATTAGACATAATCCTTATAAGAGCATCTACGTTTTCGCCTACATATTATTCAAGACACTTCAGAAGCTGCAGATACTCCTAAAACTAGAAAAATTTTATACCTTTCCAATGGCTGAGAACTACCACACAAAAAGCCATGACCAAAATGGTTTTCAAGATGCACAAGTGGCTGTGATTATGGTGCCACTTTCAGCACAAGGTCATCTCAACCAGCTTCTCCACCTCTCTAGGCTTATCTCCTCGTGTAATATCCCTGTACACTATGTTGGAGCAACCACTCATATTCGCCAGGCTAAGTTCCGTGTCCATGGTTTTGACCCTCTCACAGCTAAAAACCTACATTTTCATGAATTCCCTACACCACCTTTTGAAAATCCCCCTCCAAATCCTAATGCTTCTCATAAGTTTCCTAACCAATTAATCCCTTCATTTTATGCAGCAATCCATCTCCGGGAGCCAGTGTGCTCTCTTGCACGCAAACTCTTGGATGCAAACCATCGGAGAGTGATTGTTATTTATGATTCTATGATGACTTGGGTAGTAGAGGATGTGCCAGCAATTCCGAATGCTGAGTGCTACCAGTTTAATAGTATCTCAGCTTTTCATACGTTTTCATTGATCTGGGAAATCAAAGGAAAGCCTTTGCTAGCAGGAACTGAAGTATTCGAAGACATTCCATCAGTCGAAAACGGCGGCACTACTACCAAATTATGGGAATTGTGGAGGAAACAAGAATCCCTTATGGGGAAAATCAGCTCTGGAGAACTTTACAATTCATCCAGAGTAATAGAAGGTTTATACCTTGATTTAGTAGCCAAAGAAAAGGATGACTTAAACCTATGGGCTATTGGTCCATTCAATCCATTGTTACTAACTGAGCAGAAGAAAGACTCAGATAAGCGTCACCAAACCTTGGATTGGCTTGACAAACAAGAACCAGACTCAGTTATATATGTATCTTTTGGAACATCTACTTCGTTTTCTAATGAAGAAATCGAAGAACTCGCCATTGGATTAGAGAAAAGCATGCAAAAGTTCATTTGGGTTATCAGAGATGCTGACAAAGGAGATGTTTTTGCAGGTGAAGAAAGGAGAGCTCAGCTTCCTGAAGGATATGAAGAGAGAATAAAAGGAAGAGGAATTATTGTTAGAGATTGGGCACCTCAGTTGGAAATTCTGGCACATCCTTCCACAGGTGGTTTTATGAGTCACTGCGGATGGAATTCGTGCATGGAAAGTATTTCCATGGGAGTTCCTATAGCAGCCTGGCCAATGCATTCAGACCAGCCAAGGAATTCTCAGCTAGTAACTAAGTTTCTGAAAATTGGCCTAACCGTGAGGCATTGGACACGTCGAGATGAATTGGTTACATCAGAAATAGTTGAAACTGCTGTGAGAACTTTGATGGCTTCACCTGAGGGAAATGAGATGCGGAAGAGAGCATCAGAACTAAGTGATGCTGTCAAGCAATCAGTGATGGATGGGGGAGTTAACTGTGTGGAGATGGATTCTTTTATAGCTCACATTACTCGataactttttttcttttgtattaaATTGGTAGAAGTAGAACCATGCCATCTAGTTAGCATAAGTGGTACAACCTATGAGACTGTATCGATGTGCTATCACCAGCCGAGTGGATTTAGTGTCCACCCTCTATGCGCACCACGATATGTATGTTGAAGGAGAAGAACATTTCCTTTGTGTTCTTTGTATTTGCTAATATAGAAGTGGAGGTCCTCCTTTACTAGCAACTAGTTTATTGGACCAGAGATACAAAAATATTGGAAGCTGTTGTTGAATTTGAC
This DNA window, taken from Nicotiana tabacum cultivar K326 chromosome 15, ASM71507v2, whole genome shotgun sequence, encodes the following:
- the LOC142169468 gene encoding zeatin O-glucosyltransferase-like, yielding MAENYHTKSHDQNGFQDAQVAVIMVPLSAQGHLNQLLHLSRLISSCNIPVHYVGATTHIRQAKFRVHGFDPLTAKNLHFHEFPTPPFENPPPNPNASHKFPNQLIPSFYAAIHLREPVCSLARKLLDANHRRVIVIYDSMMTWVVEDVPAIPNAECYQFNSISAFHTFSLIWEIKGKPLLAGTEVFEDIPSVENGGTTTKLWELWRKQESLMGKISSGELYNSSRVIEGLYLDLVAKEKDDLNLWAIGPFNPLLLTEQKKDSDKRHQTLDWLDKQEPDSVIYVSFGTSTSFSNEEIEELAIGLEKSMQKFIWVIRDADKGDVFAGEERRAQLPEGYEERIKGRGIIVRDWAPQLEILAHPSTGGFMSHCGWNSCMESISMGVPIAAWPMHSDQPRNSQLVTKFLKIGLTVRHWTRRDELVTSEIVETAVRTLMASPEGNEMRKRASELSDAVKQSVMDGGVNCVEMDSFIAHITR